One window of the Hypanus sabinus isolate sHypSab1 chromosome 13, sHypSab1.hap1, whole genome shotgun sequence genome contains the following:
- the LOC132403454 gene encoding regenerating islet-derived protein 4-like, producing MLVGILLMTALLVSDVAGTVNSSEVEETLRAIEELTRGPCENGWFVYQPTRSCYRYFANPKTWKDAELFCNIQDHYGQLASVISCEHNEFISRVVKRVTGGAQSVWIGFKDFCKNGNFLWSDESSVRFMNWAVVNPRERNNAHHCTYVNTGSHGWHDYNCNNRLYYVCAYKYH from the exons GGACGGTCAATTCCTCGGAAGTGGAGGAGACTTTGCGGGCCATTGAAGAATTAACCAGAGGACCTTGTGAGAATGGCTGGTTTGTATATCAGCCTACAAGATCCTGTTACCGGTATTTCGCAAACCCGAAAACATGGAAAGATGCTGAG CTTTTCTGCAACATACAGGATCATTATGGACAGCTGGCTTCTGTGATCTCATGTGAGCACAACGAGTTCATTTCCAGGGTGGTGAAACGGGTGACCGGAGGTGCacaatcagtttggattggcttCAAGGACTTCTGCAAG AATGGGAATTTCTTGTGGAGTGATGAATCTTCCGTCAGATTCATGAACTGGGCAGTTGTAAATCCTCGAGAGCGTAACAATGCCCATCACTGTACGTACGTTAACACCG GTTCCCATGGTTGGCATGATTATAATTGCAATAACCGTCTGTACTATGTCTGTGCCTACAAATATCACTGA